The Prevotella sp. oral taxon 299 str. F0039 genome has a segment encoding these proteins:
- a CDS encoding LemA family protein — MSTTVIVLIVVALIAISLISIYNNLVRLRNNRENAFSNISVQLKQRYDMIPQLVATVKGYADHEKELLQKVTEARAAAMGANTINETIAADNKLSSALAGLRVSLEAYPDLKANSNFNNLQMEIADMENKLSATRRFFNSTTKELNTAIQSFPANLIAGMFGFTTQPMFEIPVEQQAAMEKAPEIKF; from the coding sequence ATGTCAACAACAGTAATAGTTTTAATAGTAGTTGCACTTATCGCAATCTCTTTAATTAGTATTTATAATAATCTTGTTCGATTAAGAAATAATCGTGAGAATGCTTTCTCGAATATTTCAGTTCAATTGAAACAGCGTTATGATATGATTCCTCAATTGGTGGCAACAGTGAAAGGTTATGCCGATCATGAAAAAGAATTGTTGCAGAAAGTTACTGAAGCTAGAGCTGCAGCAATGGGTGCAAACACTATAAACGAGACCATTGCAGCCGACAATAAGTTGTCGAGTGCATTAGCAGGTCTAAGAGTTTCGCTCGAAGCTTATCCAGATTTAAAAGCAAATAGCAATTTCAATAACTTGCAAATGGAAATTGCTGATATGGAAAACAAGCTATCTGCAACTCGTAGATTCTTCAATTCAACAACTAAAGAGCTTAACACTGCAATCCAATCGTTCCCTGCAAACCTCATAGCAGGAATGTTTGGCTTTACCACCCAACCAATGTTTGAGATCCCAGTAGAGCAACAAGCAGCAATGGAAAAGGCTCCTGAAATTAAATTTTAG
- a CDS encoding M48 family metallopeptidase, whose amino-acid sequence MQYVGVQSQIRKNNRLTILLLLMFPVIILGTIWVFLVVLNYFNNGYYLEDGTMAYEVNFASVNAYFLHILPYVLGAVGLWFVIAYYGNASMIKAATKAQPLKRSENPKVYNMVENLCMSIGMDMPQVNIVNDPQLNAFASGINKKTYAVTLTTGIIDRLNDEELAGVIAHELTHIRNHDTKLLITSIVFVGIVSTIMTMLLRMLYYSFILGGNRRDKKEGGGSVILIILIGAVLAIVAYFFTLLTRFAISRKREYMADAGGAEITGNPLALASALRKISNDPGLDGVNRADIAQMFIMYPDEMEPGLLGMVDSLFSTHPDVKKRIAILEQF is encoded by the coding sequence ATGCAATACGTAGGAGTACAATCGCAAATAAGAAAAAATAATCGACTTACAATTCTTTTGTTATTAATGTTTCCAGTAATTATATTGGGAACGATATGGGTATTCTTAGTAGTCCTTAACTATTTTAATAATGGGTATTATTTAGAAGACGGGACGATGGCATACGAAGTCAATTTTGCTTCGGTCAATGCCTATTTCCTTCATATTCTACCTTACGTGCTCGGAGCTGTGGGTTTGTGGTTTGTTATTGCCTATTATGGTAATGCTTCTATGATAAAGGCAGCTACGAAAGCCCAACCTTTAAAGCGTTCTGAGAATCCGAAGGTGTATAATATGGTAGAAAACCTATGTATGTCGATTGGAATGGATATGCCTCAAGTGAACATTGTGAATGATCCTCAGCTCAATGCGTTTGCTAGTGGCATTAATAAAAAGACGTATGCGGTTACATTAACCACAGGAATTATAGACCGATTGAATGATGAAGAGCTGGCAGGAGTTATTGCTCACGAGTTAACCCATATTCGAAATCACGACACAAAACTACTTATTACAAGTATTGTCTTTGTGGGAATAGTTTCTACAATCATGACCATGTTGCTTAGAATGCTTTATTATAGTTTCATTTTAGGTGGTAATAGACGAGATAAGAAAGAAGGAGGAGGATCGGTTATACTCATCATTCTGATTGGAGCAGTATTGGCAATTGTAGCTTATTTCTTTACTCTTTTGACTCGATTCGCCATTTCTCGTAAGCGAGAATATATGGCAGACGCAGGAGGAGCAGAGATAACAGGTAATCCTTTGGCGTTAGCTTCTGCATTAAGGAAGATCTCTAACGACCCAGGACTTGACGGAGTGAATCGTGCAGACATTGCCCAAATGTTTATAATGTACCCTGATGAAATGGAACCAGGACTACTTGGAATGGTTGATTCGCTATTTAGTACGCATCCAGATGTAAAGAAACGAATTGCTATTCTAGAACAATTCTAA
- a CDS encoding GDSL-type esterase/lipase family protein, which yields MRNIFILLLLICGSLFSIVQAQKVTYQSTKHYRERVDKFAQMRPIDSLDVVMLGNSLTEMAGDWNVLLRAKRVRNRGISGDDAMGMINRLQQIAPGKPKAIFLMVGINDLSHDLTPTQVYDLCVKVISKITSDTPQTKLYVQSLLPIYEASGRWKTLEGKTNDIPRINELLKTYCEKNKISYINLFDKFIRHGTNELRKELTSDGLHLSSFGYKIWSFELRKYFK from the coding sequence ATGAGAAATATTTTTATATTGCTTTTGCTTATTTGTGGGAGTCTATTTTCAATTGTACAGGCACAAAAAGTGACGTATCAATCTACCAAACATTATAGAGAAAGGGTGGATAAGTTTGCCCAAATGCGTCCCATCGATAGTCTAGACGTGGTGATGTTGGGCAATAGCTTAACGGAAATGGCAGGCGACTGGAATGTTCTTTTAAGAGCTAAAAGAGTACGAAATAGAGGCATTTCGGGCGATGATGCAATGGGAATGATCAATCGTTTACAGCAAATTGCACCAGGAAAGCCTAAGGCAATCTTTCTAATGGTAGGCATAAACGATTTAAGTCATGATTTAACACCCACTCAAGTGTACGATCTTTGTGTGAAAGTGATTAGCAAAATAACCAGCGATACACCACAAACAAAGCTTTATGTGCAGAGTCTTTTGCCCATTTATGAGGCATCTGGGCGTTGGAAAACACTCGAAGGTAAAACCAATGACATTCCTCGTATCAATGAGTTGCTAAAGACTTATTGCGAAAAAAACAAAATATCGTATATCAACTTATTTGATAAATTCATACGACATGGTACCAATGAGCTAAGAAAAGAGCTTACCTCAGATGGTTTACATCTAAGTTCTTTCGGGTATAAGATATGGAGTTTCGAGCTAAGAAAATATTTTAAATAA